A genomic segment from Saprospiraceae bacterium encodes:
- a CDS encoding anaerobic ribonucleoside-triphosphate reductase activating protein, with translation MSNESILLKQAVTNSIYHITPFTLLDFPDKTACIIWFAGCNMRCHYCYNPDMVRSKGTISHEDAFKWISSRKGFLDGVVLSGGECLMDKKIESFIQKLKEQGFLIKIDTNGSYPWRLKSIIQNQLVHYIALDFKALPNQFYKVTQSGLFNKFQQSLDFLININASFEVRTTIHSQLLGSQDLMQMIHYLESRNYTGTYYLQNFFNDCNTLGELPNDYQLIKQGDFSSTKFEIIVRS, from the coding sequence ATGTCGAACGAAAGCATTTTGTTGAAACAAGCCGTGACTAATTCCATCTATCATATCACACCCTTTACTTTATTGGATTTTCCAGATAAAACGGCATGTATTATTTGGTTTGCAGGCTGCAATATGCGTTGCCACTATTGTTATAATCCTGACATGGTAAGATCCAAAGGTACTATTTCACATGAGGATGCTTTCAAGTGGATTTCCAGTCGGAAAGGATTTTTAGATGGAGTCGTATTAAGTGGCGGTGAATGTTTGATGGATAAAAAGATTGAATCGTTTATTCAAAAATTAAAAGAACAAGGTTTTTTAATAAAAATAGATACCAATGGGTCTTACCCTTGGCGATTAAAATCAATAATTCAAAATCAACTCGTTCATTATATTGCCTTGGATTTTAAGGCACTTCCAAATCAATTTTATAAAGTAACCCAATCTGGCTTGTTTAATAAATTTCAACAAAGTCTTGATTTTTTAATTAATATTAACGCAAGTTTTGAAGTCCGGACGACCATCCATTCTCAACTCTTGGGTTCACAAGATCTTATGCAAATGATCCACTATTTGGAATCCAGGAATTATACGGGAACCTACTACCTTCAAAATTTTTTTAACGATTGCAATACCCTTGGTGAACTTCCAAACGATTATCAATTGATTAAGCAAGGGGACTTCAGTTCGACAAAATTTGAGATCATCGTGCGGTCTTAA
- a CDS encoding ribonucleoside triphosphate reductase, translating into MPDWVIKRNGEYRPFQFNKIEDALQKAFLGQNKALNLKCLNTIQSYLNAKTCWAVEDIQDLIEKTLFDFIEFDVMRAFMLHRHTRKLQREHVLGLNDDTSYIDCSQTVNEYVYQTDWRINANANTSYSSAGLINNVAGKVIANYWLDKVYSKEEGYAHRNGDYHIHDLDCLTGYCAGWSLRILLNEGFNGVRGRVESRPPSHFREALGQMANFLGILQSEWAGAQAFSSFDTYLAPYVFKDQLTYDEVLKAIRSFVYNLNVPARWGQSPFTNITLDWTVPKDLQDQFPSRNDQHLFKDIQFEIIKDKLSERGVRDATELCYRHFQTEMNLINRAYYQVMTEGDANGQPFTFPIPTVNITEDFDWYGENTDILFENTAKIGSSYFQNFIGSQFMLDEQGIRIENPNAYKPNAIRSMCCRLQLDLRELLKRGNGLFGSAEMTGSIGVVTINMARLGYLYSENEAALIHRLDQLLDLANSSLEKKRDYIQELFDRGLFPYTKRYLKNLKNHFSTIGVNGINEMIRNFSKDRYSIANEWGRDFALRILDHIRNRIIQFQEITGNLYNLEATPAEGTTYRFAKEDKKRFEDILQAGFGENIYYTNSSQLPAHFTEDPFEALIQQDELQCKYTGGTVLHLYMREKISSPEACRNLLRKVLSNFRLPYVTITPVFSVCKTHGYLSGEHAYCPKCDEALLQALLTETKNYLYGN; encoded by the coding sequence ATGCCAGACTGGGTCATCAAACGCAATGGAGAATACCGACCTTTTCAATTTAATAAAATTGAAGATGCGCTGCAAAAAGCATTTTTAGGTCAAAACAAAGCATTGAATTTAAAATGCTTGAATACCATTCAAAGTTATTTAAATGCAAAAACCTGTTGGGCAGTTGAGGATATCCAAGACCTCATAGAAAAGACCTTATTTGATTTTATTGAATTTGATGTCATGCGCGCATTTATGTTGCATCGGCACACACGCAAATTGCAACGGGAGCACGTACTTGGTTTAAACGATGATACCAGCTACATTGATTGCTCGCAAACCGTAAATGAATATGTTTACCAAACCGATTGGCGCATAAACGCTAATGCCAATACCTCCTATTCCAGTGCAGGTTTAATTAATAATGTAGCAGGTAAGGTAATTGCCAATTATTGGCTTGATAAAGTATATTCAAAAGAAGAAGGATACGCCCATCGGAATGGGGACTATCATATTCATGATTTAGATTGTCTTACAGGATATTGTGCGGGTTGGAGTTTGCGCATTCTATTAAATGAAGGGTTTAATGGAGTTCGAGGACGCGTGGAGAGTAGACCCCCATCTCATTTTCGAGAAGCATTGGGTCAAATGGCAAATTTTCTTGGAATCCTTCAAAGTGAATGGGCCGGTGCACAAGCCTTTAGTTCGTTTGATACCTATTTAGCTCCTTATGTTTTTAAAGATCAGCTAACATACGATGAAGTATTAAAAGCCATTCGAAGTTTTGTGTATAATTTGAATGTGCCAGCCCGATGGGGACAATCTCCTTTTACAAATATTACATTGGATTGGACGGTTCCAAAAGATTTGCAAGATCAGTTTCCCAGTCGAAACGATCAACATCTTTTTAAAGACATTCAGTTTGAAATTATTAAAGATAAATTGTCTGAACGCGGTGTCAGGGATGCTACTGAATTGTGTTATCGACATTTTCAAACTGAAATGAATTTAATTAACCGGGCTTATTATCAGGTTATGACGGAAGGCGATGCGAATGGGCAACCTTTCACCTTTCCCATTCCAACCGTCAACATTACAGAAGACTTTGATTGGTATGGTGAAAATACCGATATCCTGTTTGAGAATACTGCAAAAATTGGTTCATCATACTTTCAAAATTTTATAGGGAGTCAATTTATGTTGGATGAACAAGGAATCCGGATTGAAAACCCAAATGCCTACAAGCCCAATGCCATTCGCAGCATGTGTTGTCGTTTACAATTGGATTTAAGGGAATTACTCAAACGAGGAAACGGATTATTTGGAAGCGCCGAAATGACCGGAAGTATTGGAGTGGTTACGATCAATATGGCGCGCCTGGGATATTTATATTCCGAGAATGAAGCTGCCCTAATACATCGATTGGATCAATTACTTGACCTGGCAAATTCCAGTTTGGAGAAAAAACGGGATTATATTCAAGAATTATTTGACCGGGGATTATTTCCATATACAAAGCGCTATTTGAAAAATCTGAAAAATCATTTTTCAACGATAGGAGTCAACGGAATCAATGAAATGATTCGTAATTTTTCTAAAGACCGGTATTCAATTGCCAATGAATGGGGCCGCGATTTTGCTTTAAGAATATTAGACCATATCCGCAATCGCATCATTCAATTTCAGGAAATTACCGGAAATCTTTATAACCTTGAAGCAACACCTGCTGAAGGAACTACGTATCGATTTGCTAAGGAAGATAAAAAAAGATTTGAAGACATACTTCAAGCCGGTTTTGGAGAAAACATATACTATACAAACAGTTCGCAACTTCCGGCACATTTTACTGAGGATCCATTTGAAGCCTTGATTCAACAAGATGAATTGCAATGCAAATATACCGGAGGGACTGTGCTTCATTTATATATGCGTGAGAAAATCAGTTCACCAGAAGCTTGCCGCAATTTATTGCGAAAAGTACTTTCCAATTTCAGATTGCCTTATGTAACGATCACTCCGGTTTTTAGTGTGTGTAAAACACATGGTTATTTAAGCGGTGAACATGCATATTGTCCGAAATGTGATGAGGCATTACTTCAAGCACTATTAACAGAAACTAAAAATTATTTATATGGAAACTAA
- a CDS encoding cbb3-type cytochrome c oxidase subunit I yields the protein MESNGQNGQGSNGASATKNISYIMNTKNWRGPLIFILIISILGVGMIGLQTYIDAPPMTGFKDATGTVVIDQNTIERGQEVFHKKALMEYGSFFGDGAQRGPDYTAEALHWITVYMNDFYIAEIKLKTGKEVDLYEVKQINEKVKVELKQNAFNKAENIVSLSSAQSYALQQLKKHYTDLFIDKNTGAGFPPKNYITNREDVADLASFFFWGAWVCVTQRPGSSFSYTHNWPYDPLAGNTPTSPVILWSVLGLLAFVLACGIVLYFIGQYNQLPNKFFKPPKRDLFTLERVAAFKPTATQKATFKFFFVAILLFFLQVSSGLFTINDFINWMSYIGIHITNDLPVTISRSWHLMLSLYWISTCWIASSIFILPILAKKEVPGQLRMINTLFVLLFILVGGSLLGMVLGPLGLMGKWWYWLGHQGWEFVDFGKMYQVLLMGIFILWGVIVYRGIKPAFIAGQPWNLPNWIMYSVIGIPLLFLSGFVAKPETNFVIADFWRWMVIHMWVEAFFEVFITVIVSYLMVLMGLVSRQAAIRVVYFATILFLGTGLLGISHNFYWNAKPVATMALGSVFSTLQFVPLILLTVEAWRFKNMPKIAVGDVDHKSLQNFGFPEVFKFLVAVNFWNFFGAGVLGIIINLPIMNYFEHGTYLTVNHAHAALMGVYGNISLAALLFASRLLIKSGRWNDKVVNFSFWSINAGLMLMVVLDLFPAGSIQFKAVVEQGLWFGRSHDFVDYGIFNSLTWMRGIGASVFFFGGVIPLTWFIVSRANALKTKATDIKQMDEAIHEEVDEKLMEEAVM from the coding sequence ATGGAATCAAACGGACAAAATGGCCAGGGAAGCAATGGTGCTTCAGCCACTAAAAATATTAGCTACATCATGAATACAAAAAATTGGCGAGGGCCGCTGATTTTTATATTGATTATAAGTATCCTAGGTGTGGGGATGATTGGATTACAGACTTACATCGATGCCCCTCCGATGACTGGATTTAAAGATGCAACCGGAACCGTGGTGATCGATCAAAATACAATTGAACGAGGGCAAGAAGTTTTTCATAAAAAAGCGCTGATGGAGTATGGCAGTTTTTTTGGAGATGGTGCGCAACGAGGTCCAGATTATACTGCTGAAGCGTTGCATTGGATCACAGTATACATGAATGATTTTTATATTGCTGAAATTAAATTAAAAACAGGAAAAGAGGTCGACTTGTATGAAGTAAAACAAATCAATGAAAAAGTTAAAGTTGAATTAAAACAAAATGCATTTAATAAGGCTGAAAACATTGTATCACTTTCATCAGCACAATCCTACGCCTTACAACAATTAAAAAAACATTACACAGATTTATTTATTGATAAAAATACAGGAGCGGGATTTCCTCCTAAAAATTATATTACCAACCGGGAGGACGTGGCGGATTTAGCATCCTTTTTTTTCTGGGGTGCCTGGGTCTGTGTGACCCAAAGGCCGGGCAGTTCGTTTAGTTATACCCACAATTGGCCCTATGATCCGCTTGCAGGGAACACCCCAACCTCTCCTGTAATATTGTGGAGTGTATTGGGCTTGTTGGCCTTTGTGTTGGCTTGTGGGATCGTATTATATTTTATCGGTCAGTACAATCAATTGCCAAATAAATTTTTCAAACCTCCGAAAAGAGATTTATTTACTTTGGAACGCGTGGCTGCATTTAAACCTACTGCAACACAGAAAGCAACCTTCAAATTTTTCTTTGTAGCCATCTTACTGTTCTTTTTGCAAGTTTCAAGTGGATTATTTACCATCAATGATTTTATAAACTGGATGTCTTATATAGGCATTCACATCACAAATGATTTACCGGTTACAATATCCAGATCCTGGCATCTCATGTTGTCTTTGTATTGGATATCAACTTGTTGGATCGCTTCATCTATTTTTATCTTACCGATATTGGCTAAGAAAGAAGTGCCAGGGCAACTGCGTATGATCAATACCTTGTTTGTTCTGCTCTTTATTTTAGTGGGTGGTTCATTGCTAGGTATGGTATTAGGTCCGCTCGGATTGATGGGAAAATGGTGGTATTGGCTTGGACATCAAGGATGGGAATTTGTTGACTTTGGTAAAATGTACCAGGTTTTACTTATGGGTATATTTATATTGTGGGGTGTGATTGTGTATCGGGGAATTAAACCTGCTTTTATTGCAGGTCAGCCTTGGAATTTACCAAACTGGATTATGTATTCTGTAATTGGGATTCCCCTTTTATTTTTATCTGGATTTGTAGCAAAGCCGGAAACCAATTTTGTGATTGCTGATTTTTGGCGATGGATGGTGATTCACATGTGGGTTGAAGCATTCTTTGAAGTTTTCATTACTGTTATAGTAAGTTATTTGATGGTATTGATGGGATTGGTGAGTCGTCAAGCAGCGATTCGCGTAGTTTATTTTGCAACTATTTTATTTTTAGGAACGGGTTTGCTCGGTATTTCGCATAATTTTTATTGGAATGCCAAACCGGTGGCAACCATGGCATTGGGTTCTGTTTTCTCCACCTTGCAATTTGTTCCATTAATTCTGTTGACTGTTGAGGCCTGGAGATTTAAAAACATGCCTAAGATTGCAGTGGGTGATGTTGATCATAAATCACTTCAAAATTTTGGGTTCCCGGAAGTTTTTAAATTTTTAGTAGCTGTCAATTTTTGGAATTTCTTTGGTGCAGGGGTGTTGGGCATTATCATTAATTTGCCTATCATGAATTACTTCGAACACGGAACTTACCTCACTGTAAATCATGCACACGCAGCCTTAATGGGTGTTTATGGAAATATTTCACTGGCTGCTTTATTATTTGCATCTCGTTTATTGATAAAAAGTGGAAGGTGGAATGACAAGGTTGTAAATTTCTCTTTTTGGTCTATCAACGCCGGATTGATGTTGATGGTAGTACTGGATTTATTTCCAGCGGGATCCATACAATTTAAAGCAGTCGTCGAACAAGGATTGTGGTTTGGTCGTTCACATGATTTTGTTGATTATGGAATATTTAATTCACTCACCTGGATGCGGGGAATCGGAGCATCTGTTTTCTTTTTTGGTGGTGTCATTCCATTAACCTGGTTTATCGTTTCACGGGCAAATGCACTGAAAACAAAAGCAACTGACATTAAACAAATGGATGAAGCAATTCATGAAGAAGTAGATGAAAAATTAATGGAAGAAGCAGTTATGTAA
- a CDS encoding Rrf2 family transcriptional regulator, whose protein sequence is MRVLSKATIYCLRALIYVASKNEQDHYVSIGEISDELDISFHFLTKTFQTLNQHGLLESHRGPHGGIILKKPSKDIFLIDIVHILEGEDFFDKCLLGLPGCGEREPCPVHNFWKNVRGNLQIEFKKTSLQHLAKAINTGKMRL, encoded by the coding sequence ATGCGGGTTCTCTCCAAAGCTACCATTTATTGCCTCCGGGCACTGATATACGTGGCATCAAAGAACGAACAGGATCATTATGTAAGCATTGGAGAAATATCTGATGAGTTGGATATTTCATTTCACTTTTTGACTAAAACCTTTCAGACCTTGAATCAACACGGATTGTTGGAGTCGCACAGGGGGCCGCATGGAGGGATAATTCTAAAAAAACCAAGTAAGGATATTTTTCTAATTGACATTGTACATATTCTGGAAGGAGAGGATTTTTTCGATAAATGCTTGCTGGGATTACCCGGCTGTGGAGAAAGGGAACCATGTCCTGTTCACAACTTTTGGAAAAATGTAAGGGGAAATTTGCAAATAGAATTTAAGAAAACCTCCTTGCAACATTTGGCTAAAGCTATAAATACGGGTAAAATGCGCTTATAA